One stretch of Patescibacteria group bacterium DNA includes these proteins:
- a CDS encoding putative metal-binding motif-containing protein: MHISCSPARFLKQIKIDFLKKAFFTSIWFRSQGLKKLEGFFISCDRNHDRNQPFFSNEEKEDRMKKLITVCLALCLMGCQDIMLEPGHGPDEEICTDGYDNDGDGLADCDDPDCGCIDADGDGHFRKPEGDDCNDSRADIHPGATEVCDDLIDQNCDGRDLECECDDADGDGYCSEDDGGDDCDDSRASVHPGANEICDNGRDDDCDGDVDSEDSECECVDADGDGHCAIGSGDGDDCLDTDASVHPGATEVCEDGIDQDCDTRDLECGHEDCDDHADNDGDTLIDCVDPDCNGDPACETDPEDCDDHVDNDGDTLIDCVDPDCDGDPDCDVECESGDYRDCGPASDLGVCQFGREYCESGDWSGDCEGAVFPSSEVCSSGLDEDCDGSTDMSDPDCSEPGDLYTFRIHARLSTSDRTTLFVATGTIWPAGLGTTGVYYSDSTGLSDTAGHHCRYTDGRSEFTCELRLPYSADFTNINFFYSLVSDGSMWGCRWDSGVHTDILSPILEWDITYPDGHVVSKSTLGSDHGRNYGSNGCDWRSDFD; encoded by the coding sequence TTGCACATCTCGTGCTCTCCCGCCCGCTTCCTCAAGCAAATCAAGATTGATTTTCTTAAGAAAGCGTTCTTTACAAGCATCTGGTTTCGGTCGCAGGGTTTAAAAAAATTGGAGGGATTTTTTATATCTTGCGACCGAAATCATGACCGAAATCAACCATTTTTCTCCAATGAGGAGAAGGAGGACAGGATGAAGAAGCTCATAACGGTGTGCCTTGCTCTCTGCCTCATGGGATGCCAGGATATCATGCTCGAGCCGGGCCACGGTCCGGACGAGGAGATCTGCACCGACGGCTACGACAACGACGGCGACGGGCTCGCGGACTGCGACGACCCCGATTGTGGTTGCATCGATGCCGACGGCGACGGACACTTCCGCAAGCCGGAAGGCGACGACTGCAACGACAGCCGGGCGGACATCCACCCGGGCGCGACCGAGGTCTGCGATGACCTGATCGACCAGAACTGCGACGGCCGCGATCTCGAATGCGAGTGCGACGACGCGGACGGCGATGGTTACTGCAGCGAGGACGATGGCGGCGATGACTGCGACGACTCGCGCGCGAGCGTCCACCCCGGAGCGAATGAAATCTGCGACAACGGTCGCGATGATGACTGCGACGGTGACGTGGACAGCGAAGACTCGGAGTGCGAATGCGTGGACGCGGACGGCGACGGACACTGCGCAATCGGATCCGGAGACGGCGACGATTGCCTGGATACCGACGCGTCGGTTCACCCGGGCGCAACCGAAGTGTGCGAGGACGGCATCGACCAGGACTGCGATACGCGCGACCTGGAATGCGGCCACGAGGACTGCGACGATCACGCCGACAATGACGGGGACACGCTCATCGACTGCGTAGACCCGGACTGCAATGGCGACCCGGCGTGCGAGACAGACCCCGAGGACTGCGACGACCACGTGGACAACGATGGCGACACGCTCATCGACTGCGTAGATCCGGACTGCGACGGCGATCCGGACTGCGACGTCGAGTGCGAGAGCGGGGATTACCGCGACTGCGGACCCGCGAGCGACCTCGGCGTGTGCCAGTTCGGCCGCGAGTACTGCGAGAGCGGCGACTGGTCGGGAGACTGCGAAGGCGCGGTCTTCCCTTCGTCCGAAGTCTGCTCCAGCGGACTGGACGAGGACTGCGACGGCTCAACCGACATGTCGGATCCCGATTGCTCGGAGCCCGGCGACCTCTACACCTTCCGCATTCACGCCCGCCTGTCTACCTCGGACCGCACGACGCTCTTCGTGGCGACCGGCACGATCTGGCCGGCCGGACTCGGAACCACGGGAGTCTACTACTCCGACTCGACCGGTCTCTCGGATACGGCAGGACATCACTGCCGGTACACCGACGGCCGGAGCGAGTTCACGTGCGAGCTCCGCCTGCCATACAGCGCGGACTTCACCAACATCAACTTCTTCTACAGCCTCGTGTCCGACGGCTCCATGTGGGGCTGCCGGTGGGACAGCGGAGTGCACACCGACATCCTGTCGCCCATCCTGGAGTGGGACATAACCTACCCGGATGGACACGTGGTGTCCAAGTCTACGCTCGGAAGCGATCACGGTCGCAACTACGGTAGTAACGGCTGTGACTGGAGAAGCGACTTCGACTGA
- a CDS encoding PDZ domain-containing protein — MDEVKKEPEAAATKPSLWHFTFRTALFAIIGIVAGAAGALLAFGYLSDYFSSLVEQPVARVTSPTARLVSPGTFESAVENARERVIPALAVFYTTKSGKAVEDGIYFDTDILGYGVVFTSDGWLIAPGEIFKNTKIGNALAKIGGSIYSLDSMLIDKTTGAAFVKITAQNLAVVQIADEEFMDSGDRIAIVFGRDEFISSNIVSKFYDPSGVTTYLQNSDTPANRLLIAAGGAPLGAPILNYEAEVIGLVWGKDAEGGIGLSFELLTPAMKSMLKEGRITRPLLGVRYLDLARISGIDDEITAGQKEGALVWPGKDDVPPAVVADSPAEAAGIREGDIILSLNDVILNSRGSLAYLLLEYAPGDKISLGILRDGKTEIVSVTLGESEEKF, encoded by the coding sequence ATGGATGAAGTCAAAAAAGAACCTGAAGCCGCGGCGACAAAGCCGAGTTTGTGGCACTTTACGTTCCGGACGGCGCTTTTTGCGATAATCGGCATTGTGGCAGGTGCGGCCGGGGCGCTTTTGGCGTTTGGGTATTTATCAGATTATTTTTCCAGCCTGGTAGAGCAGCCGGTTGCCCGCGTTACGAGCCCGACGGCGCGGCTTGTTTCGCCCGGGACTTTTGAATCGGCGGTAGAGAATGCCAGAGAGAGGGTGATACCGGCGCTCGCGGTTTTCTATACCACGAAATCGGGCAAGGCGGTTGAAGATGGAATTTATTTTGATACCGACATTCTTGGATATGGCGTTGTTTTTACTTCGGACGGATGGCTAATCGCGCCGGGTGAAATTTTTAAAAATACCAAAATTGGAAATGCACTCGCCAAAATCGGAGGCAGCATTTATTCATTGGACAGCATGCTGATCGATAAAACAACCGGCGCAGCTTTTGTAAAAATTACAGCTCAAAATCTCGCGGTTGTGCAGATTGCGGATGAAGAATTCATGGATTCCGGCGATCGGATCGCGATCGTGTTCGGGCGGGATGAATTTATTTCATCAAATATCGTAAGCAAGTTCTATGATCCGTCAGGCGTAACGACTTATCTTCAGAATTCTGACACGCCGGCGAATCGGCTGCTTATTGCGGCGGGAGGCGCGCCGCTCGGCGCGCCGATCTTGAATTACGAAGCCGAAGTCATCGGTCTCGTTTGGGGCAAGGATGCCGAGGGCGGGATTGGTCTTTCGTTCGAACTCTTGACTCCGGCGATGAAGAGTATGTTGAAGGAGGGAAGGATTACGCGGCCTCTTCTCGGAGTCCGGTACCTCGACCTTGCAAGGATTTCCGGAATTGACGACGAGATTACGGCCGGGCAGAAAGAGGGCGCGCTCGTATGGCCGGGCAAGGATGATGTGCCGCCGGCGGTTGTGGCGGATTCTCCGGCCGAGGCCGCCGGAATTCGGGAGGGCGATATTATTTTATCGCTCAATGACGTAATCTTGAACAGCCGTGGTTCGCTCGCGTATCTTTTGCTTGAATACGCGCCAGGTGATAAAATAAGCTTAGGGATATTGCGAGATGGGAAGACTGAAATAGTATCAGTGACCCTGGGTGAGAGTGAAGAAAAATTTTGA
- a CDS encoding AI-2E family transporter, translated as MTVEKFPHSGQGVVGISTMTIIKVALVALTLVFLWIIRDILAIFFVALILAALIDPFADWFQRHRIPRSLAVIFIYVVLLALLAVILFLLIPPLVEEIGQLAANFEHYWEKITSGFNVVKGYAYSRGIESGVERGLVAAGEWLTGAMSGLFGTITGFFGGLAAIVLILVLTFYMVAEESSAKRTFHNITPVKYQPYVAQLISRMKVKIGLWLRGQILISFLVGLLVYIALTILGVHYALMLALIAAAAEFVPYLGPVLASVPAIFLAFVQSPVKALLVLIVYILIQQLENNVLTPKITQKTVGLNPIVSIAALLIGAKLGGIAGAILAIPIATVVSVFIQDMLDDWSNDSKRKDA; from the coding sequence ATGACAGTTGAAAAATTTCCACATTCGGGGCAGGGAGTCGTGGGTATCTCCACGATGACAATAATCAAAGTGGCGTTAGTCGCGCTCACCCTGGTTTTTTTATGGATAATCAGGGATATCTTGGCCATATTTTTCGTGGCATTGATCCTCGCCGCCTTGATTGATCCTTTTGCAGACTGGTTTCAAAGACACCGGATTCCGCGCTCGCTCGCCGTAATATTTATTTATGTAGTGCTTCTGGCGCTTCTCGCGGTTATTCTATTTCTGCTTATTCCACCGCTCGTGGAAGAAATTGGACAGCTTGCTGCGAATTTTGAGCATTATTGGGAAAAAATTACATCCGGCTTTAATGTCGTTAAGGGATATGCCTATTCCCGCGGAATTGAATCCGGAGTAGAGCGCGGGCTCGTGGCGGCCGGAGAATGGTTAACCGGTGCGATGAGCGGCCTCTTTGGCACAATTACCGGATTTTTTGGAGGCCTTGCGGCAATCGTGCTTATATTAGTATTGACTTTCTATATGGTTGCGGAGGAGAGCTCAGCGAAGCGCACCTTCCATAATATAACACCAGTGAAATACCAGCCGTACGTCGCTCAACTGATTTCTCGCATGAAAGTCAAAATCGGACTTTGGCTGCGCGGTCAGATTTTGATCAGTTTTTTAGTCGGGCTGCTTGTATATATTGCTCTTACCATTTTGGGCGTGCATTATGCTTTAATGCTAGCGCTTATCGCAGCAGCGGCTGAATTCGTGCCGTATCTCGGTCCGGTTCTCGCCTCCGTGCCAGCGATATTTCTCGCATTCGTGCAATCGCCGGTCAAGGCGCTTTTGGTATTGATAGTTTATATTTTGATTCAGCAGCTTGAGAATAATGTACTAACGCCAAAGATTACTCAAAAAACCGTGGGCCTGAACCCCATTGTGAGCATCGCCGCGCTTTTGATCGGCGCCAAGCTCGGCGGTATCGCCGGGGCCATACTTGCAATACCGATCGCCACGGTGGTGAGCGTTTTTATCCAGGACATGCTCGACGACTGGTCAAACGATTCGAAACGAAAAGATGCATAA
- the smpB gene encoding SsrA-binding protein SmpB codes for MPAISINKKGLHNYEILERFEAGIVLSGQEVKSVKGGQMHLDGAYVRVRGGEAWLVGAEIPKYRFAGPLPDYDAQRTRKLLFRKREIRYLTGKTQEKGLTLVPVSVYTSRSKIKLEIGLARGRQSHDKRDVMKERDVKRQIARALKRGM; via the coding sequence ATGCCCGCCATCAGTATCAACAAAAAAGGCCTGCACAATTACGAAATCCTGGAACGCTTCGAGGCCGGCATTGTTTTATCCGGCCAGGAGGTTAAATCCGTAAAAGGCGGCCAGATGCACCTGGACGGCGCCTATGTCCGCGTCCGCGGCGGCGAGGCCTGGCTCGTTGGCGCCGAAATCCCAAAATACCGCTTCGCCGGCCCTCTGCCGGATTACGACGCCCAGCGCACCCGCAAGCTCCTGTTCCGCAAGCGGGAAATCCGTTATTTAACCGGAAAAACCCAAGAAAAGGGGTTGACACTCGTGCCGGTTTCAGTGTATACTTCACGAAGTAAAATTAAGTTGGAAATCGGGCTGGCGCGTGGCCGGCAAAGCCATGATAAGCGCGATGTAATGAAAGAACGCGATGTCAAGCGCCAAATTGCCCGAGCCCTTAAAAGGGGGATGTAA
- the infC gene encoding translation initiation factor IF-3: protein MRISRKRYKKPVNIEPQYFYNEKIRVPEIMVIAEDGQNLGVMPTHEAIRIAAERELDVVEVNPKAVPPIAKIMDYGQFKYQKEKEFRKLRAGAHRVEVKGIRLSVRISDHDLAIRCEQAKKFLDSGDRVKIEILLRGREKQHPELAFEQVSEFINQLSNVIKLKIEQPATRQGGMVTALVTKT from the coding sequence ATGAGAATATCAAGAAAAAGATACAAAAAACCGGTTAATATCGAACCCCAGTATTTTTATAACGAAAAAATCCGCGTGCCCGAAATCATGGTCATCGCGGAAGACGGCCAGAACCTCGGCGTCATGCCAACCCATGAAGCAATCCGCATCGCCGCCGAACGGGAACTCGATGTTGTGGAGGTTAATCCCAAGGCCGTTCCGCCGATTGCGAAAATAATGGATTACGGCCAATTTAAATACCAAAAAGAAAAAGAATTCAGAAAACTGCGCGCCGGAGCCCACCGCGTGGAAGTAAAAGGTATCCGCCTTTCCGTGCGCATCAGCGACCATGACCTTGCCATACGGTGCGAACAGGCAAAAAAATTTCTTGACTCCGGCGACCGCGTAAAAATTGAGATACTTCTGCGCGGACGCGAGAAACAGCATCCCGAACTCGCCTTTGAGCAGGTCAGCGAATTTATCAATCAGCTTTCGAACGTAATAAAATTAAAAATTGAACAACCGGCGACGCGCCAGGGAGGAATGGTAACCGCGCTTGTTACAAAAACTTAA
- a CDS encoding 50S ribosomal protein L35 — translation MKPKTKKAYSKRFTITKSGKVLKRYCGQDHFNARDSGNQTRKKRRDTSVYKAWGKLIKASVSK, via the coding sequence ATGAAACCGAAAACAAAAAAAGCCTATTCCAAAAGATTTACCATCACTAAATCTGGAAAAGTCTTGAAACGCTATTGCGGACAGGATCATTTTAACGCCCGCGATTCTGGAAATCAGACCCGAAAAAAACGCCGCGATACCAGCGTTTACAAGGCCTGGGGGAAATTAATTAAAGCATCCGTAAGTAAATAA
- the rplT gene encoding 50S ribosomal protein L20, with translation MPRVKRGTTHLKRRHKILAQAKGYRWGRKNRIKLAKTAITKAGAHAYRDRKNKKRLNRGLWHIKINAAVRPLGLSYSRFMNALKKKKIELDRKVLADLAENEPKIFEAIVKAVK, from the coding sequence ATGCCAAGAGTAAAACGAGGCACAACTCATTTAAAAAGACGGCATAAAATTCTCGCGCAGGCCAAAGGCTACCGCTGGGGCCGCAAAAACCGAATCAAACTTGCGAAAACCGCTATCACAAAAGCCGGCGCCCATGCCTACCGCGACCGCAAGAATAAAAAAAGGCTGAACCGCGGTCTATGGCACATCAAGATAAACGCCGCCGTCCGTCCACTCGGATTATCCTACAGCCGATTTATGAACGCACTGAAGAAAAAGAAAATTGAACTGGACCGCAAGGTTCTTGCCGATCTCGCGGAAAACGAACCCAAAATATTTGAAGCAATTGTAAAAGCCGTAAAATAA
- the ppsA gene encoding phosphoenolpyruvate synthase: MKKKRRFILWFKDIRAKDVSFVGGKNASLGEMYHSLTPGGIKIPNGFAVTAYAYQHFLKSNKLDRKIRLILGGLRSHDVRALAKCGEEIRRLMLDSEMPADLAHEIKTAYVKLSREYGEAFTDVAVRSSATAEDLPSASFAGQQETYLNVRGAENLVQRCKMCFASLFTNRAISYREDQGFSHMGTYLSIGVQKMVRSDLGSAGVIFTLDTESGFSDVVLVNASWGLGEYVVKGRVTPDQYYVFKPTLAKGFPAIISKIIGTKDVKLVYAKGGTRQAKMPAALRDRLVLSDADILKLARWAIRIEKYYGRPQDIEWAKDGRTGEIFIVQARPETVQSQKNKNVIYEYRLKKRGRVITAGSSIGSRIGQGRARIIRDPRDMKKFHPGEVLVTRITDPDWEPLMRIASAIVTEQGGKTSHAAIVSRELGIPCVVGTGDATKVIRSGQSVTVSCCEGETGYVYNGILAFIRRSTALKNIPRTKTKIMMNVGEPELAFEFSFLPNDGVGLAREEFIFTNFIKIHPLAILNPGKIKDAASRRAIARLTRGWPDKSEYVVAKLAEGIARIAAAFYPKPVIVRLSDFKTNEYVSLIGGKYFEPKENNPMLGWRGASRYYDQKFKQAFGLECRAIKRAREKWGLKNIIMMIPFCRTPREGERVLAEMAKSGLRRGEGGLEVYVMCEIPSNVILAREFAKIFDGFSIGSNDLTQLALGVDRDSELVSHIYDERNEAVKILIRQVIREAHRAGRKVGICGQAPSDYPEYTDFLVKEGIDSISLNPDTVLATRRRVAEMERSKGKGR, translated from the coding sequence ATGAAAAAAAAGAGGAGGTTTATTTTGTGGTTTAAAGACATCCGCGCGAAGGATGTTTCTTTTGTTGGCGGGAAAAACGCGTCGCTTGGCGAGATGTACCATTCGCTTACGCCGGGGGGCATAAAAATTCCAAACGGATTCGCGGTGACGGCGTACGCATATCAGCATTTTTTGAAAAGCAACAAGCTTGATAGAAAAATCCGGCTGATTCTCGGCGGCTTGCGGAGCCATGATGTCCGCGCCCTCGCAAAATGCGGTGAAGAGATCCGCCGGCTCATGCTCGATTCGGAAATGCCGGCAGACCTTGCACATGAAATCAAAACGGCTTATGTCAAACTCTCCCGCGAATACGGTGAGGCGTTTACCGACGTGGCAGTCCGTTCGTCCGCAACGGCCGAGGATTTGCCGAGCGCGTCATTTGCCGGCCAGCAGGAGACATATCTTAACGTGCGCGGAGCCGAAAATTTGGTGCAGCGCTGCAAGATGTGCTTTGCTTCGCTTTTTACCAACCGTGCGATCTCGTATCGCGAGGACCAGGGCTTTAGCCACATGGGCACTTATCTTTCGATCGGGGTGCAAAAAATGGTGCGCAGCGATTTGGGGTCGGCCGGGGTCATTTTCACGCTGGATACGGAAAGCGGATTTTCGGACGTGGTTTTGGTTAATGCCTCCTGGGGTCTCGGCGAATATGTAGTAAAGGGGCGCGTGACGCCGGACCAGTATTATGTTTTTAAACCCACGCTCGCCAAGGGATTTCCGGCGATTATCAGCAAGATTATCGGCACAAAGGATGTGAAGCTTGTTTACGCGAAGGGCGGGACGCGCCAGGCGAAAATGCCGGCGGCCCTCCGGGACCGCCTGGTGCTTTCGGACGCGGATATCCTGAAGCTCGCGCGATGGGCAATAAGAATTGAAAAGTATTACGGTCGGCCGCAGGATATCGAATGGGCAAAAGACGGCCGGACCGGTGAAATTTTTATTGTGCAGGCGCGGCCGGAAACCGTGCAGTCGCAAAAGAACAAGAATGTGATTTACGAATACCGGCTTAAAAAAAGAGGGCGGGTCATAACAGCCGGCTCGAGCATCGGGTCGCGCATCGGCCAGGGCAGGGCAAGAATAATCCGCGATCCGCGCGACATGAAAAAGTTTCATCCGGGCGAAGTGCTTGTAACGCGTATTACGGATCCGGACTGGGAGCCGCTGATGAGAATCGCGAGCGCGATTGTAACCGAACAGGGCGGCAAAACTTCGCACGCGGCAATTGTGTCGCGCGAGCTCGGCATTCCGTGCGTGGTCGGCACCGGAGACGCGACAAAAGTTATCCGTTCGGGACAGAGCGTGACCGTAAGCTGCTGCGAGGGCGAGACCGGCTATGTCTATAACGGAATTCTCGCGTTTATCCGCCGTAGTACGGCTTTAAAAAACATACCGCGCACGAAAACTAAAATTATGATGAACGTGGGCGAGCCCGAGCTTGCGTTTGAATTTTCATTTTTACCGAATGACGGAGTGGGGCTGGCGCGCGAAGAATTTATTTTTACGAATTTTATAAAAATACATCCGCTTGCCATTCTCAATCCGGGTAAAATAAAAGACGCCGCCTCGCGGCGGGCGATCGCGCGGCTCACCCGCGGCTGGCCGGATAAAAGCGAGTACGTGGTGGCAAAGCTTGCCGAAGGAATCGCGCGTATTGCCGCGGCTTTTTATCCCAAGCCGGTGATCGTGCGGCTTTCGGATTTTAAAACCAATGAATACGTGAGTCTTATTGGTGGAAAATATTTCGAGCCGAAAGAAAATAATCCCATGCTCGGCTGGCGCGGCGCGAGCCGATACTATGATCAAAAATTCAAACAAGCCTTTGGCTTGGAATGCCGGGCGATTAAGCGGGCGCGGGAAAAGTGGGGGCTTAAAAATATTATCATGATGATACCATTTTGCCGCACGCCCAGAGAAGGCGAGCGGGTCTTGGCGGAAATGGCCAAGTCCGGCCTCCGGCGGGGCGAGGGCGGGCTCGAGGTTTATGTGATGTGCGAGATTCCCTCAAACGTGATACTCGCCCGCGAGTTCGCGAAAATTTTTGACGGGTTCAGCATTGGCTCCAATGATCTGACACAGCTCGCGCTCGGTGTTGACCGCGATTCCGAGCTCGTGAGCCATATCTACGACGAGCGCAACGAGGCGGTAAAAATTCTGATCCGCCAGGTCATCCGCGAAGCCCACCGCGCGGGCCGTAAAGTCGGCATCTGCGGCCAGGCGCCGTCGGATTATCCAGAATACACGGATTTTTTGGTAAAAGAGGGGATTGACAGTATTTCGTTGAATCCGGATACCGTACTCGCGACACGGCGGCGGGTGGCGGAGATGGAACGGAGCAAAGGCAAAGGGCGCTGA
- the pyk gene encoding pyruvate kinase, with protein MKKVKRTKIVCTIGPASEKPAVLEAMIKAGMNVARLNFSHGTHSEHRRLYKTIRAAAKRAGEPVAIVADLSGPKIRIGEVPGKGVNLRPGDTIALSTATDKYRDRIIPVGYKNLHKDVGPGDAILLDDGLIELEVQAVAGRVIKTRVTVGGLLTSHKGINLPTATLSVPAITDKDKKDMKLAVSLGVDYMALSFVKSAKDVYDLRYMIRDSEKRLKNSPDHPIRIIAKIEKHEALKHIDEIIEAADAIMVARGDLGIETPAEDVPLAQKRIIEKCLDAAKPVIVATQMLESMTRNPRPTRAEVSDVANAVIDHTDAVMLSGETANGAYPVKTVETMAKIIVETEASHYDDLVFKKYVKKLQPIEEAISQSAHLLAASVGARLILVASLSGSAGRLVSRYRPELPIFVTTDDERVMHQLNLSWAVRPFMLPSCRSIEELVDRSLGYLKKNKFVKKEESIIVIAGEPVGRSGRVNLVEIREV; from the coding sequence ATGAAAAAAGTAAAGAGAACCAAGATAGTTTGCACCATTGGTCCGGCTTCGGAAAAACCGGCCGTGCTTGAGGCGATGATAAAAGCGGGCATGAATGTTGCCCGTCTTAATTTTTCTCACGGAACCCACAGCGAACACCGCCGGCTGTACAAAACAATCCGCGCGGCCGCAAAGCGCGCCGGCGAGCCGGTGGCAATTGTCGCGGATTTATCCGGACCCAAAATCCGCATTGGTGAAGTGCCAGGGAAGGGAGTGAATCTCCGGCCGGGCGATACAATAGCGCTTTCCACGGCCACGGATAAATACCGGGACAGAATTATCCCGGTTGGTTATAAAAATTTGCATAAGGATGTGGGACCCGGGGATGCAATTTTGCTTGATGATGGCTTAATTGAACTCGAAGTCCAGGCCGTGGCCGGGCGCGTAATAAAGACGCGTGTCACGGTCGGCGGGCTCTTGACGTCGCACAAGGGGATTAATCTTCCAACCGCCACTTTGAGCGTGCCGGCGATCACGGATAAGGATAAAAAAGACATGAAACTCGCGGTTTCGCTCGGCGTTGATTATATGGCGCTTTCGTTCGTAAAGAGCGCCAAGGATGTTTATGATTTGAGATATATGATCCGCGACTCGGAGAAACGGCTCAAGAATTCGCCGGACCATCCGATCCGCATTATTGCCAAGATTGAAAAGCATGAGGCACTAAAACATATTGATGAGATAATTGAAGCGGCGGACGCGATCATGGTGGCGCGTGGCGATTTGGGAATCGAGACTCCGGCCGAAGACGTGCCGCTCGCGCAAAAGCGAATTATCGAAAAGTGCCTGGACGCGGCCAAGCCCGTGATTGTGGCGACGCAGATGCTTGAATCAATGACCCGCAATCCGCGGCCGACGCGCGCCGAAGTTTCGGACGTGGCGAACGCGGTGATTGACCATACCGACGCGGTTATGCTCTCCGGCGAGACGGCGAACGGCGCCTATCCGGTGAAAACCGTGGAAACCATGGCAAAGATTATCGTTGAGACCGAGGCGTCGCATTATGACGATTTGGTTTTTAAGAAGTATGTCAAAAAATTGCAGCCCATCGAGGAGGCGATTTCACAGAGCGCGCATCTCCTGGCGGCAAGCGTTGGCGCGCGGCTCATACTCGTGGCATCGCTTTCCGGAAGCGCTGGGCGACTCGTCAGTCGCTACCGGCCGGAACTGCCGATTTTTGTCACCACCGACGACGAGAGGGTAATGCACCAGCTCAATCTTTCCTGGGCGGTGCGTCCGTTTATGCTGCCGTCCTGTCGCAGTATCGAGGAGCTGGTTGACCGTTCGCTCGGATATCTCAAGAAAAATAAATTTGTAAAAAAAGAAGAAAGCATCATTGTGATCGCCGGCGAGCCGGTTGGACGCTCGGGGAGGGTAAATTTGGTGGAAATTCGCGAGGTATAG
- a CDS encoding trypsin-like peptidase domain-containing protein — translation MATNQTVNMRTKLILTTATIALAVGIIFGGISGAVTGAFSIKYIIPWAERNLNLVLGGENSADSGPGSLILAEDSATVSTVEAASPAVVSIIISKKVSVSSATGEDIFPFDFFGFEWPGITVPEDSGENAEPVEQEIGGGTGFIVTPDGLIVTNRHVVSDEEAKYSIVMNDGAKYDAKVQAMDTFFDIAVLKIDAVNLPTLEFGDSDNLKIGQTVIAIGNALSEYSNTVTKGVISGINRRVVAGDNFGQSEVIEEAIQTDAAINPGNSGGPLLDLAGRVIGVNTAVSQRGQLVGFAIPANSVKKIVESVKINGRIVRPWLGVRYVIVDSEMAKENNLAFDYGALVVRGENETEIAIVPGSPADKAGIVENDIILEIDGQRIDEDNTLARLIAKYNPGDEIKLKISHKGEEKEVIVTLEEYKQENNQ, via the coding sequence ATGGCCACAAATCAAACAGTCAATATGAGAACTAAATTGATATTGACAACGGCCACGATCGCTCTGGCGGTTGGAATTATCTTTGGCGGGATTTCCGGCGCGGTGACTGGCGCGTTTTCAATAAAATATATTATTCCTTGGGCTGAGAGAAATTTGAATCTCGTTTTGGGCGGTGAAAATTCGGCTGATTCGGGCCCGGGCTCATTGATCCTAGCGGAAGATTCGGCCACTGTGAGCACGGTTGAGGCGGCGAGTCCGGCCGTGGTCAGTATTATAATTTCAAAAAAGGTTTCGGTTTCCAGCGCGACCGGCGAAGATATTTTTCCGTTTGATTTTTTCGGTTTTGAGTGGCCGGGCATCACCGTGCCGGAAGACAGCGGAGAAAACGCGGAACCGGTGGAACAGGAAATCGGCGGCGGAACCGGATTTATCGTAACTCCGGACGGCCTGATCGTCACAAATCGTCACGTGGTGTCTGACGAGGAAGCGAAATATTCCATAGTGATGAATGACGGTGCAAAATATGATGCCAAGGTTCAGGCAATGGACACATTCTTTGACATCGCGGTTCTTAAGATTGATGCCGTGAATTTACCGACGCTTGAATTCGGCGATTCGGACAATCTGAAAATCGGGCAGACGGTGATTGCCATCGGCAACGCACTTTCGGAATACAGCAACACGGTCACCAAAGGCGTAATATCGGGCATTAACCGGCGCGTGGTGGCTGGAGATAATTTTGGGCAGAGCGAGGTAATCGAAGAGGCGATTCAGACGGACGCGGCTATCAACCCGGGAAATTCAGGCGGTCCGCTCCTGGATCTCGCCGGCCGGGTCATCGGAGTGAATACAGCGGTAAGCCAGCGCGGCCAATTGGTCGGTTTCGCCATTCCGGCGAATTCAGTGAAAAAAATCGTTGAGAGCGTGAAAATAAACGGCCGAATCGTGCGTCCGTGGCTCGGAGTGAGATACGTGATCGTGGATAGCGAGATGGCCAAAGAAAATAATCTCGCATTCGATTACGGCGCGCTCGTGGTGCGCGGGGAGAATGAAACCGAAATCGCGATTGTGCCCGGCAGTCCGGCGGATAAGGCAGGAATCGTTGAAAATGATATAATACTAGAGATTGATGGGCAGCGTATTGATGAAGATAATACGCTTGCCCGGCTTATTGCGAAATATAATCCCGGAGATGAGATTAAACTTAAAATATCGCATAAAGGCGAAGAAAAAGAGGTCATCGTGACGCTCGAAGAATATAAACAGGAGAATAATCAATGA